In the genome of Pelobacter seleniigenes DSM 18267, one region contains:
- a CDS encoding sugar phosphorylase, producing the protein MLLRSDLSLIESVERFTTRLEKIYSPELARQTAGRIVAELAVFKKKFSPRQHERLWDQGDVLLISYGNSIVQEGQLPLWVLARFLEQRLKGFVNVIHLLPFFPFSSDDGFAVIDYRKVNPLLGDWEDVARINQSFELMFDLVINHVSSHHGWFEQFIRDELPGKNYFITPPPQAELGKVVRPRESPLLTPVATAAGKKSVWTTFSADQVDVNFANPDVLLEYVRILLDYLAKGARIIRLDAIAFLWKESATSCMNLPQTHEFVRLLRELLDAAVPQTLLLTETNVPHQQNVSYFGDSDEAHMVYQFSLAPLLLHSLFRGNARYLNHWARRCCLTPPGCTFLNFTASHDGIGMRPLEGLLPQGEIDLLLKGMEQFGGQISYRTNNDGSKSAYEINITYFDALKGTWLGEDSWQIARFLLAQTLMLGLRGIPAFYIHSLLATPNDYAGVEKGGRARLINRHSWDLGELENLLGDFQTPQAIVFNELRRRIKIRQQQAAFHPDARQQIIHLGDHVCGFWRYSPDGRERILAIHNITDQLRPLYLAGPLEGKLSGRWQGLLTGEEVNGLQATVQLPPYHVLWLKQVE; encoded by the coding sequence ATGCTCTTGAGGTCAGATCTTTCGTTGATCGAAAGCGTTGAGCGGTTTACCACCCGCCTGGAAAAAATTTACAGCCCGGAACTCGCCCGGCAAACCGCTGGCCGGATTGTCGCCGAGCTGGCGGTCTTTAAGAAGAAATTCTCCCCCCGGCAGCACGAGCGGCTCTGGGATCAGGGCGATGTGTTGCTGATCAGCTACGGGAATTCGATCGTGCAGGAAGGGCAGTTGCCGCTATGGGTGCTGGCCCGGTTTCTGGAGCAACGGCTGAAAGGGTTTGTCAACGTCATTCACCTGTTGCCCTTTTTCCCATTCAGTTCCGACGACGGTTTCGCGGTCATCGATTACCGCAAGGTCAATCCTCTGCTGGGGGACTGGGAAGACGTCGCGCGGATCAACCAATCGTTCGAGCTGATGTTCGATCTGGTTATCAACCATGTCTCCAGCCATCACGGGTGGTTCGAACAGTTTATCCGTGACGAGTTGCCGGGGAAAAATTACTTCATCACTCCGCCGCCGCAGGCGGAGCTGGGGAAGGTGGTTCGCCCGCGCGAGTCTCCGCTGTTGACCCCGGTGGCCACTGCCGCCGGCAAGAAGTCGGTCTGGACCACTTTCAGCGCCGATCAGGTCGATGTCAATTTTGCCAACCCCGATGTGCTGCTCGAATATGTCCGGATCCTTCTCGACTACCTGGCCAAGGGGGCCAGGATCATCCGCCTGGATGCCATTGCTTTCTTATGGAAGGAATCCGCCACCAGCTGCATGAATCTGCCCCAGACCCATGAGTTTGTCCGCCTGCTGCGTGAGCTGCTCGATGCGGCGGTGCCACAAACCCTGCTGCTCACCGAGACCAATGTGCCGCATCAGCAGAATGTCAGTTATTTCGGCGACAGCGATGAAGCCCATATGGTCTATCAGTTCAGCCTGGCGCCGCTGCTCTTGCACAGCCTGTTTCGGGGCAACGCCCGCTACCTGAACCACTGGGCGCGGCGCTGCTGTCTGACCCCGCCGGGCTGCACCTTCCTCAATTTTACCGCGTCTCACGATGGGATCGGCATGCGCCCCCTGGAGGGGCTGTTACCGCAGGGGGAAATCGACTTGCTGCTCAAGGGGATGGAACAGTTCGGCGGGCAGATCAGCTACCGGACCAATAATGACGGCAGCAAAAGCGCCTATGAAATCAACATTACCTATTTCGATGCCCTGAAAGGAACCTGGTTGGGGGAAGATAGCTGGCAGATCGCCCGCTTTTTGCTTGCCCAGACCCTGATGCTGGGACTGCGTGGGATTCCGGCCTTTTACATTCACAGCCTGCTGGCAACCCCCAACGATTACGCGGGGGTCGAAAAGGGGGGACGGGCACGTCTGATCAATCGGCACAGTTGGGATCTGGGCGAGCTGGAAAATCTGCTGGGCGATTTTCAGACCCCGCAAGCGATTGTTTTCAACGAATTGCGGCGGCGGATAAAAATTCGCCAGCAACAGGCGGCCTTTCATCCCGATGCCCGCCAGCAGATTATTCACCTGGGCGATCATGTCTGCGGCTTCTGGCGCTACAGCCCGGACGGCAGGGAGCGGATCCTGGCGATCCACAATATCACCGACCAACTGCGCCCCCTGTATCTGGCAGGCCCTCTGGAAGGCAAGCTGAGCGGCCGCTGGCAAGGACTGCTGACCGGTGAAGAGGTCAACGGCCTGCAGGCCACCGTGCAACTGCCCCCCTACCATGTGCTCTGGCTGAAACAGGTGGAGTGA
- a CDS encoding glycosyl transferase produces MADFFQNGVITTLHNLTSRPLEELEKELERFSTRTPMSLVLPSLFSELEGPALGPILDDLKNANYLKEIVIGLDRADETQFKYAKEYFSRLPQDHRILWNDGPRLRAVDRMLADQGLAPTEMGKGRNVWYCFGYVLASGRSRAVALHDCDIVTYKREMLARLIYPVANPHFNYQFCKGYYSRIANGSLNGRVCRLLVTPLIRSLQKIVGHSDYLDYLDSFRYALAGEFSMRVDVLNDLRIPSDWGLEIGVISEMYRNYATSRICQVDIADVYDHKHQEMSEDDPQKGLSRMSTDITKAIIRKLATQGEVLSMETFRSLKATYYRIALDFVQRFYDDAVINGLSIDRHKEEKAVELFAENIVRAGDVFINNPMETPFMPSWNRVISAVPDILDHVYEAVEEDNKG; encoded by the coding sequence ATGGCTGATTTTTTTCAGAACGGAGTCATCACCACCCTGCACAACCTGACCTCTCGCCCGCTTGAGGAACTGGAAAAGGAGCTGGAGCGTTTTTCCACCCGGACTCCGATGAGCCTGGTTCTCCCCTCCCTGTTCTCCGAACTGGAAGGACCGGCCCTGGGGCCGATCCTTGACGATCTGAAAAACGCCAACTACCTGAAAGAGATCGTCATCGGCCTGGATCGCGCCGATGAGACGCAATTCAAATACGCCAAAGAATATTTTTCCCGGCTGCCCCAGGATCACCGCATCCTCTGGAATGATGGCCCGCGCCTGCGCGCCGTGGATCGGATGCTGGCGGACCAGGGGCTGGCCCCCACGGAAATGGGCAAGGGGCGCAATGTCTGGTACTGCTTCGGCTATGTGCTGGCATCAGGCCGCAGTCGCGCCGTCGCTCTGCACGACTGCGATATTGTCACCTATAAACGAGAGATGCTCGCCCGACTCATTTACCCGGTCGCCAACCCCCATTTCAACTATCAGTTCTGCAAAGGCTATTACTCGCGAATTGCCAACGGCAGCCTGAACGGCCGGGTCTGTCGGTTGCTGGTCACCCCGCTGATCCGTTCGTTGCAGAAGATCGTCGGCCACTCCGATTACCTCGATTACCTGGACAGCTTCCGCTATGCCCTGGCTGGAGAATTTTCCATGCGCGTCGATGTCCTCAACGACCTGCGGATCCCCAGCGACTGGGGGCTCGAGATTGGCGTGATTTCGGAAATGTACCGCAACTACGCGACCAGCCGCATCTGCCAGGTCGACATTGCCGATGTCTATGATCACAAGCATCAGGAAATGTCCGAGGATGATCCGCAAAAGGGGTTGTCCCGGATGAGTACCGACATCACCAAAGCCATTATCCGCAAGCTGGCTACTCAGGGCGAAGTCCTCTCCATGGAAACCTTCCGCAGCCTCAAAGCCACCTACTACCGAATCGCCCTCGACTTTGTTCAACGCTTCTATGACGATGCGGTGATCAACGGCCTCTCCATCGACCGGCATAAAGAGGAAAAGGCCGTGGAACTGTTTGCCGAAAATATCGTCCGCGCCGGCGATGTGTTTATCAACAACCCCATGGAAACCCCGTTCATGCCAAGTTGGAACCGGGTGATCAGCGCGGTCCCGGACATTCTGGATCACGTCTACGAAGCGGTCGAAGAGGATAATAAGGGCTGA
- a CDS encoding HAD-IIB family hydrolase, with product MYRQRLIIFTDLDGTLLDHHSYRWDAAVPALEKLADLEIPVILCTSKTAAEVAAIHAALGLAAPVIVENGAGIILVPQDAETAGNAHFFGKPYTELIPLVHKIRADRAYCFQGFSDFSVTEVMAATGLDEQAAALARQRLGSEPIIWQDSPEALTRFRQELAGYNLQLLRGGRFFHILDNRADKGTAVHWLLGYFRRQQTHPKLFSVALGDGPNDRAMMEAADLAVIIPNPSGIAPEPRCGKILHAKQPGPSGWNRAIHDILLLYTDKGAEHG from the coding sequence ATGTATCGACAGCGCCTGATCATATTCACCGATCTCGACGGCACCCTTCTCGACCACCATTCCTACCGTTGGGACGCCGCCGTGCCGGCCCTTGAAAAGCTGGCGGACCTTGAGATCCCGGTGATTCTCTGCACCAGCAAAACCGCGGCGGAAGTGGCTGCGATCCATGCCGCCCTCGGCCTGGCCGCGCCGGTCATCGTGGAAAATGGTGCGGGCATCATCCTCGTGCCGCAGGACGCCGAAACGGCAGGGAATGCCCATTTTTTCGGCAAACCCTATACCGAACTCATCCCCCTGGTGCATAAAATCAGGGCAGACAGAGCGTATTGCTTTCAGGGATTCAGTGATTTTTCCGTCACCGAGGTGATGGCCGCCACCGGCCTTGACGAACAGGCCGCAGCCCTGGCTCGCCAGCGCCTGGGGAGTGAACCGATTATCTGGCAGGACAGCCCCGAAGCCCTGACCCGCTTCAGGCAGGAGCTGGCCGGTTACAACCTGCAATTGCTCAGGGGGGGACGCTTCTTCCATATTCTCGACAACCGGGCCGATAAAGGAACCGCGGTCCATTGGCTGCTCGGCTATTTCCGGCGGCAGCAAACGCATCCGAAGCTGTTCAGCGTCGCCCTGGGGGACGGTCCCAATGACCGGGCGATGATGGAGGCGGCAGATCTGGCCGTGATCATTCCCAACCCGAGCGGGATCGCTCCTGAGCCGCGTTGCGGCAAAATCCTCCATGCCAAACAACCCGGCCCCAGCGGCTGGAATCGCGCCATCCACGATATCTTGCTACTCTATACCGACAAAGGAGCCGAGCATGGCTGA
- the cobA gene encoding uroporphyrinogen-III C-methyltransferase has protein sequence MNTESLPILLTKPELLIIGGGQAALQKARTLQQNGLTFRIVAEQICDELKELGQPYQERSFCSTDLLGATLVVDATGNPDLPDRIKALKSGYQFLFNCVSQPELSDFHFSALLNYGQLKIAVSTNGCSPTIGQVVRDKIAATIPADLDSLVRQKKVERLQGIIAPQQTAAECRSRLAKVYLIGCGPGDPELLTLKAYKLIQQMDVVLYDHLLTPEIMDLIPAGTEKIAVGKQKGCHSFRQEQINELLFQKTRQGLRIARLKCGDPYIFGRGAEEAEYLIKRGVQVEVVSGISSALAGPACAGIPPTARGYATNMSVVSAHLAGSKINADWFPLLKIPHHTTVVLMGVSFAREISQLALSQGVPANLPVAIVANATRSNQQVLITDLQNLPLTAEQAQRPALLVFGDVVNLHHVLAPAAEQLYQLAQ, from the coding sequence ATGAACACCGAATCCCTGCCCATCCTCTTGACCAAACCGGAACTGCTGATCATCGGCGGCGGCCAGGCCGCGCTGCAAAAAGCGCGCACCCTGCAGCAGAACGGGCTGACTTTCAGAATCGTTGCCGAGCAGATCTGCGATGAGCTCAAAGAGCTGGGCCAGCCCTATCAGGAACGCAGTTTTTGCAGTACCGATCTGCTCGGGGCCACCCTGGTGGTCGATGCAACCGGCAATCCGGACCTGCCGGACCGGATCAAGGCCCTGAAAAGCGGCTATCAGTTCCTGTTCAACTGTGTGTCCCAACCAGAGCTCAGTGACTTTCATTTTTCGGCGTTGCTCAATTACGGTCAGCTCAAAATAGCCGTTTCAACCAACGGCTGCAGCCCGACCATCGGCCAGGTAGTGCGGGATAAAATTGCGGCCACCATTCCGGCCGATCTCGACAGCCTGGTCCGCCAGAAAAAAGTCGAACGCCTGCAGGGGATCATTGCCCCGCAGCAAACCGCTGCAGAATGCCGCAGCCGCCTGGCCAAGGTCTATCTGATCGGCTGCGGTCCGGGCGACCCCGAGCTGTTGACCCTGAAAGCCTACAAACTGATCCAGCAGATGGATGTGGTCCTCTACGATCACCTGCTCACCCCGGAAATCATGGACCTGATCCCGGCCGGGACCGAAAAGATCGCTGTGGGTAAACAAAAAGGCTGCCACAGTTTCCGCCAGGAGCAGATCAATGAATTACTTTTTCAGAAGACCCGCCAGGGCCTGCGCATCGCCCGGCTGAAATGCGGCGACCCCTATATCTTCGGCCGCGGCGCCGAAGAAGCCGAATACCTGATCAAACGCGGGGTGCAGGTTGAAGTGGTCAGCGGGATCAGTTCCGCCCTGGCCGGACCGGCCTGCGCCGGCATCCCTCCCACCGCGCGCGGCTACGCCACCAACATGTCGGTGGTGTCCGCCCATCTGGCCGGCAGCAAAATTAACGCGGACTGGTTCCCCCTGTTGAAAATTCCGCACCATACGACTGTCGTGCTGATGGGGGTCAGCTTCGCCCGCGAGATTTCCCAGCTGGCCCTCAGCCAGGGGGTCCCGGCCAACCTGCCGGTCGCCATCGTGGCCAACGCCACCCGCAGCAACCAGCAGGTGCTGATTACCGATCTGCAGAACCTGCCCCTCACCGCCGAGCAGGCCCAACGCCCGGCACTGCTGGTCTTCGGGGATGTCGTCAACCTGCACCATGTGCTGGCCCCGGCAGCAGAACAGCTTTATCAGCTGGCCCAGTAA
- the cobU gene encoding bifunctional adenosylcobinamide kinase/adenosylcobinamide-phosphate guanylyltransferase, translating to MSQIMPEVNHQPGRLIYVSGGCRSGKSRFAQDFAEQLPGRRAYLATCPVIDSEMDQRIQAHQQARLDKGWATIEEPLDPASALARAREYPVVLIDCLTLWVNNLLFAADQQQRELSETEVEEQSLTLIRECRQGGRTIVLVSNELGMGLVPADPLSRRYRDLIGRCNQVVARHADEAYFLVSGLPLQLK from the coding sequence ATGTCGCAAATCATGCCCGAAGTGAACCACCAGCCCGGCCGGCTGATCTATGTCAGCGGCGGCTGCCGCAGTGGCAAGAGCCGTTTTGCCCAGGATTTTGCCGAACAGCTGCCCGGCCGCCGGGCTTATCTGGCCACTTGCCCGGTCATCGACAGCGAGATGGACCAGCGCATCCAGGCCCATCAACAGGCCCGGCTGGATAAGGGGTGGGCGACCATTGAAGAACCGCTGGACCCGGCGTCCGCCCTGGCGCGCGCCCGGGAGTATCCGGTGGTGCTCATCGACTGCCTGACCCTGTGGGTGAACAACCTGCTGTTTGCTGCCGATCAGCAGCAGCGCGAATTGAGCGAAACCGAGGTCGAGGAGCAGAGCCTGACGCTGATCCGGGAATGCCGCCAGGGCGGACGGACAATCGTTCTGGTCAGTAACGAACTGGGCATGGGGCTGGTCCCGGCCGATCCCCTGTCGCGGCGTTACCGTGACCTGATCGGGCGCTGCAATCAGGTGGTGGCCCGGCACGCCGATGAGGCCTATTTTCTGGTCTCCGGGCTGCCACTGCAATTGAAATAG
- the cobT gene encoding nicotinate-nucleotide--dimethylbenzimidazole phosphoribosyltransferase — protein MELLDNTLAAITRQDQTARHQAQERLDQLIMPHWALGRLMDLALDLAGISGSITPVVKRKLILVMAGDHGVAASGVSRFGQEVTVQMVQSYFAGVAGCNVLARQAGAKVAVVDMGIAGELTGAAADLVIKRKVARGTADFTRGPAMTRDQAIQALEAGIEVTQAFADEVDLFGTAEMGIGNTTSSSAIVAALCGLSAAAATGRGSGLNDEQLERKIAIVEQGLAVNQPVAADPLDVLAKVGGFEIAGIAGQILGAAALRKPIVVDGFISTAGALVAAKLAPACTDFMIASHRSMERGHLAALAELGKEPLLDLNFRLGEGTGAAMAMNLVEGAVAILTEMATFAEAAVSQATR, from the coding sequence ATGGAATTGCTCGACAACACCCTGGCCGCCATTACCCGGCAGGACCAGACCGCCCGCCATCAGGCGCAGGAACGCCTTGACCAGTTGATCATGCCGCACTGGGCCTTGGGCAGACTGATGGACCTGGCCCTGGATCTGGCCGGCATCAGCGGCAGCATAACCCCGGTGGTCAAGCGCAAGCTGATTCTGGTGATGGCCGGTGACCACGGGGTGGCCGCCAGCGGGGTCAGTCGTTTTGGCCAGGAAGTAACGGTGCAGATGGTGCAGAGCTATTTTGCCGGAGTGGCGGGCTGCAATGTTCTTGCCCGTCAGGCCGGGGCCAAAGTCGCGGTGGTCGACATGGGGATCGCCGGAGAGCTGACGGGCGCGGCTGCGGACTTGGTGATCAAACGCAAGGTGGCGCGTGGCACCGCTGATTTTACCCGCGGTCCGGCCATGACCCGGGACCAGGCGATCCAGGCTCTGGAAGCGGGGATTGAGGTGACTCAGGCTTTTGCCGACGAGGTTGACCTGTTCGGCACCGCGGAGATGGGGATCGGCAATACCACCTCGAGCAGCGCCATCGTCGCTGCACTGTGCGGCCTGTCAGCGGCGGCTGCCACCGGGCGCGGTTCGGGGCTGAACGATGAGCAGCTGGAGCGCAAGATCGCCATTGTCGAACAGGGGTTGGCCGTGAATCAGCCCGTGGCTGCCGATCCGCTCGACGTACTGGCCAAGGTCGGCGGGTTTGAAATCGCCGGCATCGCCGGACAGATTCTCGGGGCGGCTGCTCTGCGCAAACCGATCGTGGTTGACGGGTTTATCTCCACGGCCGGTGCTCTGGTGGCCGCCAAACTGGCGCCGGCCTGTACCGATTTCATGATCGCCTCGCACCGCAGTATGGAACGCGGCCACCTGGCCGCCCTTGCGGAGCTGGGCAAAGAGCCGCTCCTCGATCTCAATTTTCGCCTCGGGGAAGGGACCGGCGCGGCCATGGCCATGAACCTGGTCGAAGGGGCAGTGGCGATTCTCACCGAGATGGCCACCTTTGCGGAAGCGGCGGTCAGCCAGGCAACCCGCTGA
- the cobT gene encoding nicotinate-nucleotide--dimethylbenzimidazole phosphoribosyltransferase, whose amino-acid sequence MQLLEQTIAAISGQDQAARQRAKERLDQLIMPHWALGKLMDMALDLAGMTGSVRPPVRRRKIVAMAGDHGIAKSGVSLFPQEVTVQMAQGFIAGVAGVNVLARQSGTEVVLVDMGIAGELDEKTAAAVIDRKVARGTANFAEGPAMTRDQAIQALEAGIAVAQELAADTDVFGTGELGIGNTSPSSAMVATLCGIPVAAAVGRGTGLDDAQLQHKIRVLENALALNAPDPADPIDVLSKVGGFEIAGIAGLILGAAALKKPVVVDGFISTAGALLAGRIAPLSKDYMIASHRSVEQGQVAALKELGKEPLLDLNLRLGEGSGAAVAMNLVEGAVAVLTEMATFAEAAVSQAER is encoded by the coding sequence ATGCAGTTACTTGAACAGACCATTGCCGCCATCAGCGGCCAGGATCAGGCAGCCCGCCAGCGAGCCAAAGAGCGTCTCGATCAACTCATCATGCCGCATTGGGCGCTGGGGAAACTGATGGATATGGCCCTGGATCTGGCCGGCATGACCGGTTCGGTGCGGCCGCCGGTGCGCCGTCGCAAGATCGTGGCCATGGCCGGCGATCACGGCATCGCCAAAAGCGGAGTCAGCCTGTTTCCGCAGGAAGTCACCGTGCAGATGGCCCAGGGGTTCATCGCCGGGGTGGCCGGGGTCAATGTTCTGGCCCGCCAGTCCGGCACCGAAGTTGTCCTGGTCGATATGGGGATTGCCGGAGAACTGGATGAAAAAACCGCGGCAGCGGTCATCGACCGCAAGGTTGCCCGCGGCACGGCCAATTTCGCCGAAGGCCCGGCTATGACCCGGGACCAGGCGATCCAGGCGTTGGAGGCCGGGATTGCAGTGGCGCAGGAGCTGGCTGCAGACACCGATGTTTTTGGAACCGGTGAGCTGGGGATCGGCAATACCTCGCCGAGCAGCGCCATGGTCGCCACCCTCTGTGGCATCCCGGTGGCTGCGGCGGTCGGGCGCGGGACCGGGCTGGATGACGCGCAGTTGCAGCACAAGATTCGCGTGCTGGAAAACGCCCTGGCCCTGAATGCCCCGGATCCAGCCGATCCAATCGATGTCCTGAGCAAAGTCGGCGGGTTTGAGATTGCCGGGATTGCCGGGCTGATTCTGGGCGCGGCTGCCCTGAAAAAACCGGTGGTGGTCGATGGCTTCATCTCCACGGCCGGAGCTCTGCTCGCTGGCAGGATCGCCCCCTTGAGCAAGGACTATATGATCGCCTCGCACCGCAGTGTGGAGCAGGGGCAGGTCGCCGCCCTCAAGGAGCTGGGCAAGGAGCCGCTGCTCGATCTCAACCTGCGCCTCGGCGAGGGGAGCGGGGCCGCGGTGGCCATGAATCTGGTCGAAGGGGCGGTGGCCGTGTTGACGGAAATGGCGACTTTTGCCGAGGCCGCGGTCTCCCAGGCTGAGCGTTAG
- the cobS gene encoding adenosylcobinamide-GDP ribazoletransferase — protein MSVLNRLQPYFSALRFLTILPVPEAWCGGQESFRKSPDWYPLVGLTIGLSAALFDLLMRLLLPLPAASVMVLIFLIAITGALHMDGLADSADAFFSSRGRERMLEIMKDSCAGPMGVTAIVLVLLLKLSLLTALPQQLRFEVLVLMPLCGRCSISLLSYRLPYARPEGGTAAFTNDTAGSGRVLVALLVLTVGSLALLGGAKGLLVIVATIATSVFLGGYCLKKIGGYTGDTLGACCELVDLVPLLVVVVLARVGGWA, from the coding sequence ATGTCCGTCCTGAACCGGTTGCAGCCGTATTTTTCGGCCCTGCGCTTCCTGACCATCCTGCCGGTTCCGGAGGCCTGGTGCGGCGGACAGGAGAGCTTTCGCAAAAGTCCGGACTGGTATCCCCTGGTGGGACTGACCATCGGCCTATCGGCGGCCCTATTCGACCTGTTGATGAGATTGCTGCTGCCCCTGCCGGCGGCCAGTGTTATGGTGTTGATCTTCCTGATCGCCATCACCGGAGCCCTGCACATGGATGGTCTGGCCGACAGCGCCGACGCTTTTTTCAGCAGTCGCGGTCGTGAGCGGATGCTGGAGATCATGAAGGACAGCTGCGCCGGCCCGATGGGGGTGACCGCTATTGTGCTGGTGCTGCTTTTGAAGTTGAGTTTGTTGACGGCTTTGCCGCAACAGTTGCGATTTGAGGTGCTTGTGTTGATGCCCCTGTGTGGCCGCTGTTCCATATCTTTGCTCAGCTACCGACTGCCCTACGCCCGCCCTGAAGGGGGGACCGCGGCCTTTACCAATGACACGGCCGGGAGCGGCCGGGTACTGGTGGCGCTGCTGGTGCTGACGGTTGGCAGTCTGGCGCTGCTCGGCGGGGCGAAAGGGCTGCTGGTGATCGTTGCCACCATTGCGACCAGCGTGTTTCTGGGCGGCTACTGTTTGAAGAAAATCGGCGGCTATACCGGCGATACCCTGGGCGCCTGCTGTGAGCTGGTCGACCTGGTGCCGCTGCTGGTGGTGGTTGTACTGGCACGGGTGGGGGGCTGGGCATGA